A genomic region of Pelodiscus sinensis isolate JC-2024 chromosome 17, ASM4963464v1, whole genome shotgun sequence contains the following coding sequences:
- the LOC102457549 gene encoding histidine--tRNA ligase, cytoplasmic-like isoform X2, with translation MVAEGMVKLLQPKTQVGPEEKKNNFVLKTPKGTRDYSPKQMVIREKIFNTIISCFKRHGAEVIDTPVFELKETLTGKYGEDSKLIYDLKDQGGELLSLRYDLTVPFARYLAMNKITNIKRYHIARAYRRDNPAMTRGRYREFYQCDFDIAGQFDPMIPDAECLKIMHEILSTLQLGDFLIKVNDRRILNGVFAECGIPDSLFHSTCSTLDKLNKATWEDVRSEMVGEKGLSPEAADRIGEYVRLHGGLGLIEQLLQDPQLSQNKLAREGLGDMKLLFEYLTLFGIAEKISFDLSLARGLDYYTGVIYEAVLLQPQNAHKEEPVSVGSVAGGGRYDGLVGMFDPKGRKVPCVGVSIGIERIFSIMEQTLEASKEKIRTTETQVLVATPQKNFLDVRLKLISELWDSGIKAEMLYKKNPKLLSQLQYCENTGIPLAAIVGEQELKDGVVKLRVVATREEVNIPREKLAEEIRRRLECSRTFLGTEG, from the exons ATG GTGGCAGAGGGCATGGTAAAGCTCCTGCAGCCAAAGACACAGGTGGGAcctgaggaaaagaaaaataattttgttctCAAAACCCCCAAG GGCACCAGGGACTATAGCCCCAAGCAGATGGTCATCCGGGAGAAAATCTTCAACACCATCATCAGCTGCTTCAAGCGCCATGGGGCTGAGGTCATCGACACCCCTGTGTTTGAGCTGAAG GAAACCCTGACAGGGAAGTACGGGGAGGACTCGAAGCTCATCTATGACCTGAAAGACCAGGGGGGAGAGCTGCTGTCTCTTCGCTACGACCTGACT GTGCCCTTTGCGCGTTATTTGGCGATGAACAAAATCACCAACATTAAGCGTTACCACATTGCCAGAGCTTACAGACGGGATAACCCAGCCATGACGAGGGGCCGCTACAGGGAGTTCTACCAGTGC GATTTTGACATTGCTGGACAGTTTGACCCCATGATTCCTGATGCTGAGTGTCTAAAGATCATGCATGAGATCCTGAGCACGTTGCAGCTCGGAGACTTCCTCATTAAG GTCAACGACCGGCGCATTTTGAATGGAGTGTTTGCAGAATGCGGCATCCCAGACAGCCTGTTCCATAGCACTTGCTCTACTCTGGACAAACTGAACAAG gcaacATGGGAGGACGTGAGGAGCGAGATGGTTGGGGAGAAGGGGCTCTCGCCAGAGGCTGCGGATCGCATCGGGGAATACGTTCGGCTGCATG GTGGGCTGGGTCTGAttgagcagctgctccaggacccTCAGCTGTCCCAGAACAAGCTGgcccgggaggggctgggagacaTGAAGCTGCTATTTGAGTACCTGACCCTGTTTGGCATTGCAGAGaag ATCTCCTTCGACCTGAGCCTGGCGCGGGGGCTGGACTATTACACTGGGGTGATCTATGAGGCTGTCCTGCTCCAGCCTCAGAACGCCCACAAGGAGGAGCCGGTCAGCGTGGGCAGCGTGGCTGGAGGCGGCCGCTACGACGGGCTGGTGGGGATGTTCGACCCCAAGGGGCGGAAGGTGCCCTGTGTGGGAGTCAGCATCGGGATCGAGCGGATCTTCTCCATCATGGAGCAGACACTGGAG GCTTCTAAGGAGAAGATCCGGACGACTGAGACACAGGTGCTGGTGGCAACCCCCCAGAAGAACTTCCTTGATGTAAGACTGAAGCTCATCTCTGAGCTGTGGGACTCTGGGATCAAG gCAGAGATGCTGTACAAGAAGAACCCCAAGCTGCTGAGCCAGCTGCAGTACTGCGAGAACACGGGAATCCCTCTCGCTGCCATcgtgggagagcaggagctgaagGACGGAGTCGTCAAGCTGCGAGTCGTAGCTACCCGGGAAGAG GTCAACATCCCTAGGGAGAAGCTTGCTGAGGAAATCAGGAGAAGGTTGGAGTGCTCTAGAACCTTTCTAGGCACAGAGGGTTGA
- the LOC102457549 gene encoding histidine--tRNA ligase, cytoplasmic-like isoform X1, whose product MSWLRPLAARLRPRLAPHCGLRAFAGHPQNQVAEGMVKLLQPKTQVGPEEKKNNFVLKTPKGTRDYSPKQMVIREKIFNTIISCFKRHGAEVIDTPVFELKETLTGKYGEDSKLIYDLKDQGGELLSLRYDLTVPFARYLAMNKITNIKRYHIARAYRRDNPAMTRGRYREFYQCDFDIAGQFDPMIPDAECLKIMHEILSTLQLGDFLIKVNDRRILNGVFAECGIPDSLFHSTCSTLDKLNKATWEDVRSEMVGEKGLSPEAADRIGEYVRLHGGLGLIEQLLQDPQLSQNKLAREGLGDMKLLFEYLTLFGIAEKISFDLSLARGLDYYTGVIYEAVLLQPQNAHKEEPVSVGSVAGGGRYDGLVGMFDPKGRKVPCVGVSIGIERIFSIMEQTLEASKEKIRTTETQVLVATPQKNFLDVRLKLISELWDSGIKAEMLYKKNPKLLSQLQYCENTGIPLAAIVGEQELKDGVVKLRVVATREEVNIPREKLAEEIRRRLECSRTFLGTEG is encoded by the exons ATGAGCTGGCTGCGCCCCCTCGCCGCTCGGCTCCGCCCGCGCCTGGCGCCGCACTGCGGCCTGCGCGCCTTTGCCGGTCACCCCCAGAACCAG GTGGCAGAGGGCATGGTAAAGCTCCTGCAGCCAAAGACACAGGTGGGAcctgaggaaaagaaaaataattttgttctCAAAACCCCCAAG GGCACCAGGGACTATAGCCCCAAGCAGATGGTCATCCGGGAGAAAATCTTCAACACCATCATCAGCTGCTTCAAGCGCCATGGGGCTGAGGTCATCGACACCCCTGTGTTTGAGCTGAAG GAAACCCTGACAGGGAAGTACGGGGAGGACTCGAAGCTCATCTATGACCTGAAAGACCAGGGGGGAGAGCTGCTGTCTCTTCGCTACGACCTGACT GTGCCCTTTGCGCGTTATTTGGCGATGAACAAAATCACCAACATTAAGCGTTACCACATTGCCAGAGCTTACAGACGGGATAACCCAGCCATGACGAGGGGCCGCTACAGGGAGTTCTACCAGTGC GATTTTGACATTGCTGGACAGTTTGACCCCATGATTCCTGATGCTGAGTGTCTAAAGATCATGCATGAGATCCTGAGCACGTTGCAGCTCGGAGACTTCCTCATTAAG GTCAACGACCGGCGCATTTTGAATGGAGTGTTTGCAGAATGCGGCATCCCAGACAGCCTGTTCCATAGCACTTGCTCTACTCTGGACAAACTGAACAAG gcaacATGGGAGGACGTGAGGAGCGAGATGGTTGGGGAGAAGGGGCTCTCGCCAGAGGCTGCGGATCGCATCGGGGAATACGTTCGGCTGCATG GTGGGCTGGGTCTGAttgagcagctgctccaggacccTCAGCTGTCCCAGAACAAGCTGgcccgggaggggctgggagacaTGAAGCTGCTATTTGAGTACCTGACCCTGTTTGGCATTGCAGAGaag ATCTCCTTCGACCTGAGCCTGGCGCGGGGGCTGGACTATTACACTGGGGTGATCTATGAGGCTGTCCTGCTCCAGCCTCAGAACGCCCACAAGGAGGAGCCGGTCAGCGTGGGCAGCGTGGCTGGAGGCGGCCGCTACGACGGGCTGGTGGGGATGTTCGACCCCAAGGGGCGGAAGGTGCCCTGTGTGGGAGTCAGCATCGGGATCGAGCGGATCTTCTCCATCATGGAGCAGACACTGGAG GCTTCTAAGGAGAAGATCCGGACGACTGAGACACAGGTGCTGGTGGCAACCCCCCAGAAGAACTTCCTTGATGTAAGACTGAAGCTCATCTCTGAGCTGTGGGACTCTGGGATCAAG gCAGAGATGCTGTACAAGAAGAACCCCAAGCTGCTGAGCCAGCTGCAGTACTGCGAGAACACGGGAATCCCTCTCGCTGCCATcgtgggagagcaggagctgaagGACGGAGTCGTCAAGCTGCGAGTCGTAGCTACCCGGGAAGAG GTCAACATCCCTAGGGAGAAGCTTGCTGAGGAAATCAGGAGAAGGTTGGAGTGCTCTAGAACCTTTCTAGGCACAGAGGGTTGA